From a single Salinirussus salinus genomic region:
- a CDS encoding class I adenylate-forming enzyme family protein, translating to MNVAVRFEHRLAERGTDTAIVSADGTTTSYEELAAQTRRVAAWVDAQGFGVGDRVAVYLPDTPAYLPAMLGVWQTGAIASPINTRFGLDELEYTLSDLDPTALVGSDAFGENIRALEDRIDGLDEDSVVEVDSKGAFDAGKLPEPDTAPEPVRRLDDEAAVVMYTSGTTGRPKGVIQTHRNVGAQLDVNVTHFDLSPSDVSLVAVPLFHVGGLYGGALPALLEGATVVVQPAWDAAQWAELAETHGATFSGLIPTMMLDVLNTEAARERDTSSLEQVVYGGSPATEETLDSFQSVFDVGALRNYYGQTENTGLSVTFDTDTERRPGLLGRPVQAVEHRVVDVTADDLTDVPPGEEGELLLRGDIITPGYWDESLNPDYFTDGWLHTDDVVRADEDGLLYYVDRVDDMVISGGENVAPSEVENALQAHPGIEAVAVFGTDHERWGEAVTAAIVPADPDLTEEDVTEWWEVNAGLAGYKRPRRIEFVSEFPRTATQKIDKVSLRDQVGE from the coding sequence ATGAATGTCGCTGTCAGATTCGAACACCGGCTGGCCGAGCGCGGGACCGACACTGCCATCGTCAGCGCCGACGGTACCACGACCAGTTACGAGGAACTCGCCGCTCAGACTCGACGGGTCGCAGCCTGGGTCGACGCCCAGGGATTCGGCGTCGGGGACCGGGTCGCGGTCTATCTCCCGGACACTCCCGCCTACCTTCCGGCGATGCTCGGCGTCTGGCAGACGGGCGCAATAGCGAGTCCGATCAACACGCGGTTCGGCCTCGATGAACTCGAGTATACGCTCTCGGATCTCGACCCGACGGCGCTGGTCGGGTCGGATGCGTTCGGCGAGAACATCCGCGCACTCGAAGACCGCATCGATGGACTGGACGAGGACAGTGTCGTCGAGGTCGACAGCAAGGGTGCCTTCGACGCAGGGAAATTACCAGAGCCAGACACAGCGCCCGAGCCGGTTCGCCGTCTCGATGACGAGGCCGCCGTCGTGATGTATACCTCCGGAACGACGGGGCGGCCGAAAGGTGTCATCCAGACGCACCGAAACGTCGGGGCCCAGCTCGACGTCAACGTCACTCACTTCGACCTCTCGCCGTCGGACGTCTCGCTGGTCGCGGTCCCGCTCTTTCACGTCGGGGGACTCTACGGCGGGGCGTTGCCGGCCCTCCTCGAAGGGGCGACTGTGGTCGTCCAACCGGCCTGGGACGCCGCTCAGTGGGCGGAACTGGCCGAGACACACGGAGCGACCTTCTCCGGACTCATTCCCACGATGATGCTCGATGTGCTCAACACCGAAGCCGCCCGGGAACGGGATACGTCCTCGCTCGAGCAGGTCGTCTACGGTGGGTCGCCAGCAACCGAGGAGACGCTCGACTCGTTCCAGTCGGTCTTCGATGTCGGCGCGCTGCGCAACTACTACGGGCAGACCGAGAACACGGGGCTGAGTGTCACGTTCGACACCGACACCGAGCGCCGGCCGGGCTTGCTCGGTCGCCCGGTTCAGGCCGTCGAGCACCGGGTCGTCGACGTCACTGCCGACGACCTCACCGACGTCCCGCCGGGCGAGGAAGGTGAACTGCTCCTCCGGGGAGACATTATCACGCCCGGCTACTGGGACGAGTCGCTGAATCCGGACTACTTCACCGACGGCTGGCTGCACACCGACGACGTCGTCCGTGCCGACGAGGACGGGCTGTTGTACTACGTCGACCGGGTCGACGACATGGTCATCTCCGGGGGGGAGAACGTCGCCCCCAGCGAAGTCGAGAACGCGCTCCAGGCCCATCCCGGGATCGAAGCCGTTGCCGTGTTCGGAACGGACCATGAGCGGTGGGGCGAGGCCGTCACAGCGGCTATCGTGCCCGCCGACCCGGACCTCACGGAGGAGGACGTCACTGAGTGGTGGGAGGTAAACGCCGGTCTTGCGGGGTACAAACGGCCCCGCCGTATCGAGTTCGTGTCGGAGTTCCCGCGGACGGCGACCCAGAAGATCGACAAAGTCTCGCTCCGGGACCAGGTGGGCGAGTAA